A stretch of Mesoplodon densirostris isolate mMesDen1 chromosome 7, mMesDen1 primary haplotype, whole genome shotgun sequence DNA encodes these proteins:
- the PRDX5 gene encoding peroxiredoxin-5, mitochondrial: protein MLLAWLRILGRRAGSAVSRAAVVECAAAGAGGCVKGGLEWTLGGVRGFRSAAVAMAPIKVGDAIPSVVVFEGKPGNKVNLAELFKGKKGVLFGVPGAFTPGCSKTHLPGYVEQAGALKAKGIEVVACLSVNDVFVTEEWGRAHNTEGKVRLLADPTGAFGKETDLLLDDSLVSLFGNRRLKRFSMVIEDGVVKSLNVEPDGTGLTCSLAPNIISQL from the exons ATGCTGCTGGCGTGGCTGCGCATCCTGGGCCGTAGAGCGGGCTCGGCGGTCTCCCGGGCGGCCGTCGTTGAGTGTGCGGCAGCGGGAGCCGGAGGGTGCGTGAAAGGAGGCTTAGAGTGGACGCTTGGCGGGGTCCGAGGTTTCAGAAGCGCTGCTGTAGCCATGGCCCCGATCAAG GTGGGAGATGCCATCCCATCCGTGGTGGTATTTGAAGGGAAGCCTGGGAACAAGGTGAACCTGGCAGAGCTGTTCAAGGGCAAGAAGGGGGTGCTCTTTGGAGTCCCTGGGGCCTTCACCCCTGGCTGTTCCAAG ACCCACCTGCCTGGGTACGTGGAGCAGGCTGGCGCTCTGAAGGCCAAGGGGATCGAGGTGGTGGCGTGTCTGAGCGTTAACGATGTCTTTGTGACTGAAGAGTGGGGACGAGCGCACAACACAGAAGGCAAG GTTCGGCTCCTGGCCGACCCCACTGGGGCCTTTGGAAAG GAGACAGATTTGTTACTAGATGATTCACTGGTGTCCCTCTTTGGGAATCGACGGCTGAAGAG GTTCTCCATGGTGATAGAGGATGGCGTCGTGAAGTCCCTGAACGTGGAGCCAGATGGCACGGGCCTCACCTGCAGTCTGGCCCCCAACATCATCTCACAGCTCTGA
- the TRMT112 gene encoding multifunctional methyltransferase subunit TRM112-like protein: MKLLTHNLLSSHVRGVGPRGFPLRLQATEVRISPVEFNPDFVARMIPKVEWAALLEAADTLHLVEVPKEPIEGYEHDEIFLRKMHHVLLEVDVLEGTLQCPESGRLFPISRGIPNMLLSDEETET, translated from the exons ATGAAGCTGCTCACCCACAACCTGCTGAGCTCGCATGTGCGGGGGGTGGGGCCCCGTGGCTTCCCCCTTCGCCTCCAG GCCACCGAGGTCCGCATCAGCCCTGTGGAGTTCAACCCCGACTTCGTAGCTCGTATGATACCCAAAGTGGAGTGGGCGGCGCTTCTGGAGGCTGCGGACACC TTGCATCTGGTCGAGGTGCCCAAAGAGCCGATTGAGGGATATGAGCATGACGAGATATTTCTGAGAAAGATGCACCACGTTTTACTGGAG GTGGATGTGTTGGAGGGCACCCTGCAATGCCCAGAGTCAGGACGTCTGTTCCCCATCAGCCGTGGGATCCCCAACATGCTACTgagtgatgaggaaactgagacttaa